Below is a genomic region from Paraburkholderia sp. BL23I1N1.
GTCGCGGCTCAATTAGGCATTCCCTAATATCGTACGTGAACGTCGTACGCAAACGCCACGCGCCGATTTCCCACTATTTGACGTTCATTTCAGGCCGGTTCGCCGGCCTCCAACCCACGCGGAATCCGGCTGACGGCGCGTGCCGGGCGACACATCGAGCGCCGGAAATCCACCCTACGCTTCGGCCAGAATCTGCCCGATGACCTGCTCGAACGTTTCCACGGGCTGTCCGCCGCTCACCAGATAGCGGCCGTTGAAGATGATCGCCGGCACGGATTGAATGCCCTTCGCCTGGTATTCCCGTTCTTCCGCACGAACCTCGTCGGCATAGACGCCGCTTCGCAGTACCTCATTAGCTTGCGCGGCATCGAGCCCAACGGATTGGGCCGCTTCGACCAGAACTTCGTGATTGCTCGGGTCTTTGCCCTCGGAATGATAGGCGCGCAGCAGGGCCAGTTTGAGCGGCAACTGCTTGCCTTGGATACCGGCCCAATGCATCAGGCGGTGCGCATCGAAGGTGTTGTAGACATGCGTACGCGCGCCGAAGGTAAAGCCGACGCTTGCGCCGCGTTCGCGGATCATGGCTTGCGTTTCGGCGATCTGCGCCGGCGTGCGTCCGTATTTTTTGCCGAGATAATCGACAATGGCCTCGCCTTCCGGCCCCATCTCCGGATTCAACTCGAAGGGATGCACGACGACTTGAGCCTCGACCGCGTCGCCTAAGCGCGAGAGTGCAAGCTCGAGCGACGACAGGCCGATTGCACACCACGGGCATGCGATATCGGAGACAAAATCGATTCTTAGCGGTTGTTTCATTGCTTTCCTGACTGGAATAACCTGGGGCATGGGTGGCTCGTTGCAAGTTCGTTGCAACTCAAAAAATGGCCCAGCGGCTAGCCTAGCCTGAATCGCCGATATTTGCAGGGCTGCGCTCCGGCCGTAAGCCTCAGTCCGGCATCCCGTTATGGTCTCCGAGCGGTCGCGCGGGCCAGTCCACCCAGCGGTCCGCGCGGGTCCGTTCATGCGCTTCGTTGAGCGGGTAACGAATGCGGTTGTCGTCGCGCGGACGCTCGCCGATCACCATCAGCCTGACTTCGCCTTTCGTATTGTTGATGAAGGTGTGGCAGATGCCAGTGCCTGCCGGAAACGCGACGGAATCGCCTTCCGCTATGGGATGAAGTACGCCGTCGATCCAGACTTCGGGCTTGCCTTCGAGCACGTACACAAACTCCTGCTCGGTACTTTCGGCGTGCGGATAGGAGGTCCGCCGGCCAGGCAGAAGCCTCACGTGATGAATGCCGATACGCGTAACACCGAGCGCGGCGGAAAGCGGCGTGTCTAGCGCCATTTTTTCGGTATCGCCGCGATAGGAATGCGCATCCGGTTCTTCCAGTTCGGTCCAATGCTTGATGAAATCAGGGCGGCTCATCGGTTGCTCTCCTTAAGGACTACGGTCGATGAGTGCGGTTTGCGCACTCATTGTTCTTCGTTGGCCAGCGACGTGAGAATCCGGTATGCAACGTTTACCCGCTCCTCGATAGGGAAGTTCTTATTGGCGAGGATGACGATCCCCAGCCGCTTCTGCGGAATGAACGCGACGTACGCGCCGAAGCCGTTGGTCGAACCGGTCTTATTGATCCAGACATCTTCACGGGGCGCCTGCGGCGGCGTTATTTCAGTCACTGGCGTTGCGTTGAAGATCATCTCCGGTGAATTTCCGTCCAGAAGCGTCTGCAGATTGACAGGATACGGATACTGTTCCCATATCAGATCCTGGGTCATCGCCCCGGCTTTAAAGTATCCCGTGTGGGTATCCGTGATCGCGCGCTGGAGCTTCGGGTCCAACTGGACCAGATTCATGTTGGCTTCTACGAAGCGGATCATGTCGGCAGTCGTGGTTTTGACGCCGTAGGCCTCATCGGACAGCACCCCGGGTGC
It encodes:
- a CDS encoding DsbA family oxidoreductase — translated: MKQPLRIDFVSDIACPWCAIGLSSLELALSRLGDAVEAQVVVHPFELNPEMGPEGEAIVDYLGKKYGRTPAQIAETQAMIRERGASVGFTFGARTHVYNTFDAHRLMHWAGIQGKQLPLKLALLRAYHSEGKDPSNHEVLVEAAQSVGLDAAQANEVLRSGVYADEVRAEEREYQAKGIQSVPAIIFNGRYLVSGGQPVETFEQVIGQILAEA
- a CDS encoding cupin domain-containing protein, translated to MSRPDFIKHWTELEEPDAHSYRGDTEKMALDTPLSAALGVTRIGIHHVRLLPGRRTSYPHAESTEQEFVYVLEGKPEVWIDGVLHPIAEGDSVAFPAGTGICHTFINNTKGEVRLMVIGERPRDDNRIRYPLNEAHERTRADRWVDWPARPLGDHNGMPD